The Syntrophobotulus glycolicus DSM 8271 DNA window AAAGTCCATCGGTAAGAAACGGGCCGATGAAATGAAGTTTTGGACGTTGGATCAGTTCAACGAGGTCATCGAGTGCGAAGAGCATCCGGGGTATCATGCCGCCTTTATGACGCTCTACTGGACCGGCATCCGGGAGGGTGAATGCCTTGCTTTAAGCCCCAAAAAGGTACTTGATTCTATCCAATCCTTTGACATCACTGAAACATTCAAGCGCAAAGACGGCGAAGACATCTTCGATGATCCCAAGACCGAAAATAGCGTCCGGGTAGTCTCAATTGGAGGCCGAGCGTATTTTTCATGATTTAAAGGTCGTTTAAATTTATAGAGCCAAAGTAGAGCCACGAGACAAAAAACAAAGCCGGAAATCCAGTATTCATGCTGGTCTCCGGCTTTTTTCTTCTTATTCCCACTCAATCGTCCCGGGAGGCTTACTGGTAATGTCATAAACAACCCTGTTGATTCCCGGAATCTCGTTCACAATCCGGTTGGAGATGACCTCCAGGAGCTCATACGGGAGTTTCGCCCAATCTGCAGTCATGGCATCATCACTGGTTACCGCCCTGAGAATGACGGGATAACCGTAAGTCCGGCCGTCCCCCATGACCCCTACACTGCGGATGCTGGGCAGAACCGCGAAGTACTGCCAAATATCCCGATGCAGGTTGGCTTTTCTGATTTCTTCCCTGACGACGGCATCTGCTTCCCGCAAAAGGTCGAGTTTTTCCCGGGTGATCTCTCCTATGATTCTGATGGCAAGACCCGGTCCCGGGAACGGCTGGCGCCAGACGATTTCTTCAGGCAGGCCGAGCTCAATCCCCACTTTGCGGACTTCATCTTTAAACAGCATCCGCAAAGGCTCGATCAGTTCGAACTTCATGTCCTCTGGAAGTCCGCCGACATTATGATGAGTTTTAATCGTTTCAGCTGTTTCTGTCCCGCTTTCAACAATATCCGGATACAATGTTCCCTGCACGAGGAAATCAACCTGGCCAAGCTTGCGGGCCTCATCTTCAAAGAGCCTGATAAATTCGTTGCCGATAAGCTTTCTTTTTTCCTCAGGCTCGGATACTCCGCTTACCTTAGCCATAAAACGTTCATCGGCTTCGACGAAGTCAAGGTTTAAATGAAATTGTTCGGTAAAAGTCTTTTTTACCTGCACGGATTCATCTTTCCGCATAAACCCGTGATCAACATAAATGCAGGTCAACTGGTCCCCGATGGCCTTATGGACAAGTACTGCCGCTACCGAAGAATCCACACCGCCGCTCAAGGCGCAAAGAACCTTTTTTCCTCCTACTCTTTGCCGGATTTCACTGATTTGAGTTTGGATAAAAGATTCCATTGTCCAATTACCCCTGCACCCGCAAATACGATAAAGAAAATTCTCCAGCATAGCCTGTCCGTCCGGAGTATGCTTTACTTCAGGATGATACTGCACGGCGTAGAGTTTCTTTTCTTTGTTGAACATGGCTGCCACTGGTGTATTTCCAGTATGGGCGGCCCTTTCAAACCCTTCGGGGATGACCTTTACCGCATCTCCATGACTCATCAGACATTGACGTTTTCCGATCAGCCCTTCCCATATCCCTTCATTGACATCAATCGTCACCTCGGTCATTCCATATTCATGGGCTTGAGGCCTTTCTACTTCCCCCCCAAACTGAATGGTCATCAGCTGCATGCCGTAACAGATTCCAAGAATCGGTATCCCCAGTTCATATATTTCCTTATCGATCCTCGGAGCATTTTCCTGGTTGACACTTGCCCCACCACCTGAAAAGATGATCCCTTTAGGGTTCATCTCTTTAATCTTTTCGATCGGGGTTTTATAGGAGATCATTTCCGAGTATACATTGGCTTCCCTCACTCTGCGCGCAATAAGCTGGTTATACTGCCCGCCAAAATCGAGCACCAAGACTAGTTCCCTTTCCATATTCAATCACCTTTCTCTGATCAGATCGATTTACAGTATTTCGGGCATTTTATCGTTATTCAACATCCGCCTAATCCTGCTCAGTATATACCTCCGGCTTAAGTGCCCCTATGTAAGGAAGGTTCCGATAAGCTTCATTGTAATCCAGTCCATAGCCAACCACAAATTCGTCGGGAATGACGAAGCAATTGTAATTGGGATATACTTCTGTTCTCCTGCGCCCCGGCTTGTCCAGCAAGGCAGCGATCTTCATGCTCAAAGGCTTTCTCCTGCCCAGATTTTCCTGAAGGTATTTTAGTGTCAATCCGGTATCTACAATGTCCTCAACAATAATAATATGCCTGTCTTCAATACTGGAATCGAGATCTTTCAGAATCCTGACCTCACCTGAGGACTTGGCTGAGGCCCCATAACTTGATACTGCCATAAAATCATATCTTAAAGGAAGCTTTATCTCCCTGATTAAATCCGCCAGAAAGGGAACAGCTCCCTTTAATATTCCAATCACCAATAAATCTTTACCTTGATACTCCTCTGTAATCTGCGCTCCTAACTGAGCAACCCGTTTTTTTATTTGATCTTCGGAAAGTAAAATCCGGTCCAGATATTCCTCCATTTTTTCAGCTCCCTAATAAAGAATCTATCACGCATTATAGCATAAATACCCACATTTGAGTATGGATAAGATTCTTTGCCGCAATGATCTCCTTTCGTGATCTAAGCCTCCTGATCTAAGTAAGATAAGATGTAAGCTCATGTCTTATCTCTTTTATTTTGCGCCTTCAGGAGCCTGGATCAGAAATTTCTTGCCCATTTCGCTGAATTCTATTTCTATGGTCATCGGCTCGCCGCTTTCTTTGTTTTTTGCCTGAATCACCGCTTTGTTTACTGTCTTGCTCCTTTTATCTATATACAGAGTGTAATCAAAACCGGTCCAAAACCGCTCCAGTATCTGGTTCTGAATACTTGGCTGAAGACTAACTACCCAGCAATTCCTCTTATTCAAGACCTCCTGTCCCTTAAGGACCACCCCGCCGGCTTCTTTTAACTGTAAGACAGATAATGGGTTAAGCTCTAGCAAAAAAGCTTCCTGCAAAACAGAAATATCCGAATATTTTACCCATTCCTTGCTAAAGGGATCCTTATGGTAAAGAACATCCTGGATTTTGATCATCTCGATATTGGTTCCGGCCAGTTGTCCATAAATCCGAATATTTTCCCCGCCCTTTTCACCAAGAATTGTCGTCAATTGACGGTTGTTGCCGTCAACCCATTGCTGCTGACTTATGGTATAAGCAAAAGAATCGGCTTCATTCATGTTTTGCAGACTGACCGAAAGCAGATTATTCGGATTGGGCTGACGGGTCTGTATATATATTGCGCCTGCCGCGATCAAGCTCAGAATGATCATGGATAGGATGAATACCTTTTTTTTCATTTTCTGCCCTCCCGGCTGAGTTCTTGCTTAATCATATTCTCAGACAGCCGAAACTATTACTATGCATCGTGACTTATCTGTTTTAACGCATTAATCATTATCCTTATTTGTATTGATTTATGGTATTATTTAGATTAATTCCATTCTCGGATCTGCTGTACCGATCACCTGTTCTTGTTTCATTGATCGCATCTGTTCTTCATCTGATTTTAGTGTTATAATTTAGTGTTGCAAAATATTTTTTTGAAGGAAAGATAAACATGATCAGTACCAATGGCGTTACCTTAAGGTTTGGCAAACGAGCCCTTTTTGAAGATGTCAATGTGAAATTCACACCCGGAAACTGTTACGGGTTGATCGGTGCAAATGGCGCGGGGAAATCCACCTTTTTAAAAATACTTTCCGGGGAGATTGAACCAACCAATGGTGAAGTTGTCATCACCCCAGGTGAAAGAATTGCCGTCTTGAAACAAGACCACTTTGAATTTGATGAATATACTGTCCTTCATACCGTTATCATGGGGCATGCCAGATTATACGAGATTATGGTGGAAAAAGACTCCTTATACGCAAAACCGGATTTTTCCGAAGAAGATGGCCTGAAAGCCTCCGAGCTTGAAGGAGAATTTGCCGAATTAAATGGCTGGCAGGCTGAATCGGAAGCTGCGGAATTATTAATGGGCTTGGGAATTCCCAAAGACCTCCATGATAAAACAATGCATTCCCTCAACGGCAATGAGAAGGTTCGTGTACTCTTGGCCCAGGCCCTGTTCGGAAACCCCAATATCCTGTTATTGGACGAGCCGACCAACCATCTTGACCTGCAATCCATTGTCTGGCTGGAAAAATTTCTTTATAACTTTGAAAGCACAGTTATTGTCGTCTCCCATGACCGTCACTTTCTGAACAAAGTATGTACCCATATCGCCGATATCGACTTTGGAAAGATCCAGCTCTATGTAGGAAATTATGATTTCTGGTATGAGTCCAGTCAACTGGCACAAAAACTTATGCGGGAATCAAATAAGAAGAAAGAGGATAAGATTGCTGAATTACAAAGGTTCATTGAGCGTTTTAGTTCTAACGCTTCTAAAGCCAAGCAAGCAACTTCCCGGAAAAAACAACTGGAGAAGCTGACCCTTGACGATATCAAGCCCTCTTCACGTAAGTATCCCTATATTGCTTTTTCCTCCGACAGGGAGGCGGGCAATGATCTCTTAACTGTACAGAATATCAGTAAAACGATTGGCGATGAAAAAATTCTGAATGATCTCAGCTTTATGGTCAATAAAGGAGATAAGATTGCTTTTGTCGGCCCTGACAGCCATGCGAAGACTACTCTGTTTAGGACTCTGATGGGTGAGCTCGCTCCTGATCAGGGAGAATATAAGTGGGGAATTACCACAACCCAGGCCTATTTCCCCAAAGATAATACGGAATATTTCCAGAAAAACCTCAGTTTGGTTGATTGGCTCCGCCAGTTCTCCAGAGACCCTGATGAGACTTTTGTACGGGGTTTTCTGGGCAGAATGCTTTTTTCAGGTGATGAATCCCTCAAATCTGCCAATGTCATATCAGGGGGGGAGAAAGTCCGCTGTATGCTTTCAAGAATGATGCTGAGCGGCGCCAATGTTTTGATCCTGGATGAACCGACCAATCATCTGGATTTAGAATCGATCACCGCGCTAAATAACGGTTTAATCAATTTCAGCGGAACTGTACTCTTTGTTTCTCAGGATCATCAATTCGTCCAAAC harbors:
- a CDS encoding ABC-F family ATP-binding cassette domain-containing protein, with the translated sequence MISTNGVTLRFGKRALFEDVNVKFTPGNCYGLIGANGAGKSTFLKILSGEIEPTNGEVVITPGERIAVLKQDHFEFDEYTVLHTVIMGHARLYEIMVEKDSLYAKPDFSEEDGLKASELEGEFAELNGWQAESEAAELLMGLGIPKDLHDKTMHSLNGNEKVRVLLAQALFGNPNILLLDEPTNHLDLQSIVWLEKFLYNFESTVIVVSHDRHFLNKVCTHIADIDFGKIQLYVGNYDFWYESSQLAQKLMRESNKKKEDKIAELQRFIERFSSNASKAKQATSRKKQLEKLTLDDIKPSSRKYPYIAFSSDREAGNDLLTVQNISKTIGDEKILNDLSFMVNKGDKIAFVGPDSHAKTTLFRTLMGELAPDQGEYKWGITTTQAYFPKDNTEYFQKNLSLVDWLRQFSRDPDETFVRGFLGRMLFSGDESLKSANVISGGEKVRCMLSRMMLSGANVLILDEPTNHLDLESITALNNGLINFSGTVLFVSQDHQFVQTIANRIIEITPQGLIDRQMEYDEYLDNENVKALQESMYS
- the guaA gene encoding glutamine-hydrolyzing GMP synthase, producing MERELVLVLDFGGQYNQLIARRVREANVYSEMISYKTPIEKIKEMNPKGIIFSGGGASVNQENAPRIDKEIYELGIPILGICYGMQLMTIQFGGEVERPQAHEYGMTEVTIDVNEGIWEGLIGKRQCLMSHGDAVKVIPEGFERAAHTGNTPVAAMFNKEKKLYAVQYHPEVKHTPDGQAMLENFLYRICGCRGNWTMESFIQTQISEIRQRVGGKKVLCALSGGVDSSVAAVLVHKAIGDQLTCIYVDHGFMRKDESVQVKKTFTEQFHLNLDFVEADERFMAKVSGVSEPEEKRKLIGNEFIRLFEDEARKLGQVDFLVQGTLYPDIVESGTETAETIKTHHNVGGLPEDMKFELIEPLRMLFKDEVRKVGIELGLPEEIVWRQPFPGPGLAIRIIGEITREKLDLLREADAVVREEIRKANLHRDIWQYFAVLPSIRSVGVMGDGRTYGYPVILRAVTSDDAMTADWAKLPYELLEVISNRIVNEIPGINRVVYDITSKPPGTIEWE
- the hpt gene encoding hypoxanthine phosphoribosyltransferase, yielding MEEYLDRILLSEDQIKKRVAQLGAQITEEYQGKDLLVIGILKGAVPFLADLIREIKLPLRYDFMAVSSYGASAKSSGEVRILKDLDSSIEDRHIIIVEDIVDTGLTLKYLQENLGRRKPLSMKIAALLDKPGRRRTEVYPNYNCFVIPDEFVVGYGLDYNEAYRNLPYIGALKPEVYTEQD